One part of the Deltaproteobacteria bacterium genome encodes these proteins:
- the fdhE gene encoding formate dehydrogenase accessory protein FdhE, translating to MSSSDIDEKSGLQAEATDPGKIFGEIINRFGKVLAWQDKAKDELEGPSTGIEAYDENRFFSGEPLVALVDQARFVSDFIASARTIWPLMSTVFPPQAETLSLLADRLEHDLPWVESCVTAVAHGHADVLEEASCRAGVLPGALLLALRSAWSPVVSAHRVTLLAGIATDLWNRSYCPVCGSEPDMSTLECHPEASDFLISKSGQLWHHCPVCDHRWRYQRMTCPVCENQDHESLWKFTVADRPREYIYACDKCRRYLPCLDMSEDQGRIEFRKAALGLVHLDAIAQNRGYSPVSTAPWTALGMTESIPGPS from the coding sequence ATGTCTTCTTCCGATATCGATGAAAAAAGTGGCCTTCAGGCCGAGGCGACGGATCCCGGAAAAATCTTCGGGGAAATCATCAATCGTTTCGGCAAGGTCCTGGCCTGGCAGGACAAGGCCAAGGATGAACTGGAAGGCCCATCCACGGGCATCGAGGCCTATGACGAGAACCGTTTCTTCTCGGGCGAGCCCCTGGTGGCCCTTGTCGACCAGGCCAGGTTCGTCTCTGATTTCATCGCCTCCGCCAGAACAATCTGGCCGTTGATGTCCACGGTCTTCCCCCCCCAGGCCGAAACCCTCTCCCTTCTGGCCGACAGACTTGAACACGACCTCCCGTGGGTCGAGTCCTGCGTAACCGCCGTGGCCCACGGCCATGCCGATGTGCTGGAAGAGGCCTCCTGCCGGGCGGGCGTGCTCCCGGGCGCCTTGCTCCTGGCCCTGCGCTCGGCCTGGTCTCCGGTTGTTTCCGCCCACCGGGTCACCCTTCTCGCCGGAATCGCCACCGATCTGTGGAACAGATCCTATTGTCCGGTCTGTGGTTCCGAACCCGACATGTCCACCCTGGAATGCCATCCCGAAGCTTCCGATTTTCTGATTTCCAAAAGCGGCCAGCTTTGGCATCATTGTCCGGTCTGCGATCACCGCTGGCGGTACCAACGAATGACCTGTCCCGTCTGCGAAAATCAGGACCATGAAAGCCTGTGGAAATTCACCGTGGCGGACAGACCCCGAGAATACATCTACGCCTGCGACAAATGCCGGCGGTACCTGCCCTGCCTTGACATGAGCGAAGACCAGGGCCGGATAGAATTTCGAAAGGCAGCCCTTGGGCTCGTCCATCTGGACGCCATCGCCCAGAACAGAGGGTATTCGCCTGTGTCCACGGCCCCGTGGACGGCCTTGGGAATGACCGAATCCATCCCTGGCCCTTCCTGA
- a CDS encoding transposase, which translates to MLSAINGFSEQILFLNLRFKNMDIISLNSLAFSEKSAFRYLLGFCWGKRGRFCPDCLNRKLYRLADGRRKCARCGYIFHDFSRRFISKGGLTSRQWLWFLKLFVLEVSPATIAVEMGVGYATIRKAVDRVRRAIVAKALDAPSLYDAGIWPGPGSPMPTREMVNSPVFGIIEVGGIVFCDILPNLTAENLIHFKINFRLKTASIGQIVYTAPFKQYCALVSCGPALWSEHGVRHEDHHLPVDSSPFWKATSQRLRRLRGVSASHFPLYLKESEFRFNAGETGIIPRLAQALCAFVPRVGKSEGPPED; encoded by the coding sequence ATGCTTTCGGCAATCAACGGCTTTTCCGAACAAATTCTGTTTTTGAACCTCAGATTTAAAAATATGGACATTATTTCTTTAAATTCATTGGCTTTTTCTGAAAAATCAGCCTTCAGATACCTGCTTGGATTTTGCTGGGGGAAACGCGGGCGGTTCTGCCCTGATTGTCTGAACCGGAAACTTTATCGACTGGCCGACGGCAGAAGGAAGTGTGCACGTTGCGGCTATATTTTTCACGACTTCAGCCGTCGTTTCATATCCAAGGGCGGGCTGACGTCACGGCAATGGCTTTGGTTCCTCAAGCTCTTTGTCTTGGAGGTCTCGCCGGCGACCATCGCCGTGGAGATGGGAGTAGGTTACGCCACAATCCGCAAGGCGGTCGACAGGGTCAGACGGGCCATTGTGGCCAAGGCATTGGACGCGCCAAGCCTCTATGACGCGGGCATCTGGCCCGGCCCGGGGAGTCCGATGCCGACCAGGGAGATGGTCAATTCTCCGGTGTTCGGGATTATCGAAGTCGGTGGAATCGTGTTCTGCGACATTCTGCCCAACCTGACGGCCGAGAATCTGATCCATTTCAAGATCAATTTTCGACTCAAGACCGCAAGCATTGGACAAATCGTCTACACGGCTCCCTTCAAGCAATATTGCGCCCTGGTTTCATGCGGCCCGGCCCTGTGGTCCGAACATGGCGTCAGACATGAGGACCATCATCTTCCGGTGGACTCTTCGCCGTTCTGGAAAGCGACCAGTCAGCGATTGCGTCGTCTGAGAGGGGTTTCAGCCTCGCATTTCCCACTCTACCTGAAGGAAAGCGAATTCCGGTTCAATGCCGGAGAGACGGGCATCATCCCCCGACTGGCCCAAGCCTTGTGTGCCTTTGTGCCGCGGGTGGGAAAAAGCGAAGGGCCGCCGGAGGATTGA